The proteins below come from a single Candidatus Hydrogenedentota bacterium genomic window:
- a CDS encoding exo-alpha-sialidase, whose product MLRIIHAIALILVPIVTAAAQEQNIEIYRVCGSEIPGIYKHPASITQLDNGDLFLAYYGGSDEYGDDTAVYGMRQKKGEPWWSPPAVIADTPDRGEGNPVVWQGPGGVVWLFYVNRYGETWSNARVKGKISTDGAQTWSDSFMLTFEEGTMVRGRPELLKNGDFLLPMYYETGEDRERTAPTTSSFFMRYNHETKTWTETNRIKSERGNLQPQVEQLDDQYLVCYIRRGGGFEPDETGYILRSESHDGGLTWSDAKDTEFPNPNAAVDFLRLKNGHLLLTYNDSMNQRSPLTVAISTDNDKTYPYRRDIAGGDNTFAYPYAIQTDDEKIHIIYTTNNRTTIMHAVFDEKAILDHEWQS is encoded by the coding sequence ATGCTGAGAATCATTCACGCTATAGCGCTGATTCTTGTGCCTATCGTCACAGCCGCCGCACAAGAGCAAAACATCGAGATCTACCGCGTATGCGGATCAGAGATCCCGGGCATTTACAAACACCCCGCCTCAATCACTCAGTTAGACAACGGAGACCTCTTTCTTGCGTACTATGGCGGCTCGGACGAATACGGCGACGATACCGCGGTCTACGGCATGCGCCAAAAGAAAGGGGAACCATGGTGGTCGCCGCCCGCGGTCATCGCTGATACGCCGGACCGCGGCGAGGGCAACCCTGTCGTCTGGCAAGGCCCCGGCGGGGTGGTCTGGCTCTTCTACGTCAACCGGTACGGCGAAACCTGGAGCAACGCCCGCGTGAAGGGAAAAATCTCGACCGACGGCGCCCAGACATGGTCGGACTCCTTCATGCTGACTTTCGAAGAAGGAACCATGGTGCGGGGGCGTCCCGAACTCCTCAAGAACGGCGACTTCTTGTTGCCCATGTACTACGAGACCGGCGAAGACCGGGAACGTACCGCTCCCACGACCTCGAGCTTCTTCATGCGCTATAACCACGAGACCAAAACGTGGACTGAAACGAACCGCATCAAGTCCGAGCGGGGCAACCTGCAGCCCCAAGTCGAGCAACTCGACGACCAATACCTCGTCTGCTACATCCGCCGGGGCGGGGGCTTCGAACCCGACGAAACCGGTTACATCCTCAGAAGCGAATCACATGACGGCGGATTAACCTGGAGCGACGCCAAAGACACCGAATTCCCCAATCCTAACGCGGCAGTCGATTTCCTTCGCCTCAAGAACGGGCATCTCCTGCTGACGTATAACGACTCCATGAATCAGCGGTCGCCCTTGACCGTGGCCATCTCCACCGATAACGATAAGACATACCCCTACCGGCGCGACATTGCCGGCGGCGACAATACGTTCGCTTATCCCTACGCCATCCAGACCGACGACGAAAAAATCCATATCATCTACACCACCAACAACCGCACCACAATCATGCACGCGGTCTTCGACGAGAAAGCGATACTCGACCACGAATGGCAGTCCTGA